The Alphaproteobacteria bacterium 33-17 genome includes a window with the following:
- a CDS encoding 3-oxoacyl-ACP synthase (FabH; beta-ketoacyl-acyl carrier protein synthase III; catalyzes the condensation of acetyl-CoA with malonyl-ACP to initiate cycles of fatty acid elongation; differs from 3-oxoacyl-(acyl carrier protein) synthase I and II in that it utilizes CoA thioesters as primers rather than acyl-ACPs), which yields MTNIDLAKVVETNDEWIQTRTGIKQRHIAEKEVYASDLGAKAAEFALKDAGIQASEIDAVIVATTTPDLTFPSTATIIQSKIGAKNAFAFDVQAVCSGFIYALTIADALIKNNNVKNVLVIGTETMSKIVNWEDRATCVLFGDGAGAVILSGSNDNTKGIIASDLRSDGDYLEILRTTASFYQDKGSNYLTMKGTEVFKHAVEKMSSSVSKCLNKANLSIGDVDVFVPHQANIRIINSVGEKLGIDDSKVIKTVDLHANTSAATIPLALDHAKKAGMLKSNQNILMTAIGGGLAWGSLIIRS from the coding sequence ATGACCAATATAGATCTTGCAAAAGTCGTTGAAACGAATGATGAGTGGATTCAAACCAGAACCGGAATAAAACAGCGTCACATTGCAGAAAAAGAAGTATATGCTTCAGATTTAGGTGCTAAAGCTGCAGAATTTGCATTAAAAGATGCTGGGATTCAAGCTAGCGAAATTGATGCAGTAATTGTAGCAACAACTACTCCTGATCTTACATTTCCTTCAACGGCAACCATTATACAATCAAAAATAGGGGCAAAAAATGCTTTTGCTTTTGATGTTCAGGCAGTTTGCTCTGGTTTTATATATGCACTTACAATTGCTGATGCATTAATTAAAAATAATAATGTTAAAAACGTTTTGGTTATTGGTACTGAAACGATGTCTAAGATTGTTAACTGGGAAGATAGGGCTACATGCGTGCTGTTTGGTGATGGAGCGGGTGCAGTTATTTTATCAGGTTCAAATGATAATACTAAGGGCATTATAGCGTCTGATTTAAGATCGGATGGTGATTATTTAGAGATATTAAGAACTACAGCAAGTTTTTATCAGGATAAAGGTTCAAATTATCTTACCATGAAAGGTACGGAAGTATTTAAGCACGCAGTTGAAAAAATGTCGTCTTCAGTGAGTAAGTGTTTGAATAAAGCTAATTTATCTATTGGTGATGTAGATGTGTTTGTACCTCATCAGGCTAATATCAGAATTATCAATAGCGTAGGAGAAAAACTTGGCATTGATGATTCAAAAGTTATAAAAACTGTTGATCTACATGCAAATACTTCTGCTGCAACCATTCCACTTGCTTTAGATCATGCAAAAAAAGCAGGAATGCTAAAATCAA